The Lolium perenne isolate Kyuss_39 chromosome 6, Kyuss_2.0, whole genome shotgun sequence genome segment AAGGGTGGTTTAGAGTCCCCTCGACAAGGTGTCGGTGAAGGTGAAAAAGCCGGTGATGACGCCTAGTAGCCGACGGAGTAACACGACCGAGGGTGAACACTCTACCCCTCGCCGGTCTGTCCGCCTAGTAGCCGACGGAGTTACACGACCGAGGGTGAACACTCTACCCCTCGCCGGTATGTCCGAGCGCGGATGGTCTGATGGCGGCGTAATAGAACTCGCTCTCTCCAAAGCCAAGAGCAACTCCTCCGTAGAGACTCTTGGACTAGCACCCGTCTGAACAGTCGCCTCCAAAGATGGACTCGCGAAGATGTTTTAGGCTGGTGCAGCCTAATATATCTTCGAGGGGCTCGCCTTAGGGTCAGCACTACTGGTAGCGTGCGGCAGCTCCAGCCCGCTGCAATTAGTTTGTCCACAGCGAACCGTACTACGACACGCTACCACTATATTACGACAAGTATACTTACCCCTTCTCCTCTCTTCCTTTTCATTCCTTCTGGATGTCCAATTCTGAATGGTAGCCCTAGCTAGCACCCTTAGCCACTGCCCCTGTCCGTCGCCGACCGCCTCGCGCATCCGCTGGTGCCTTCGATACCCAGTGCGTCCGCTGACACCCCACCAACTCATGAAGGAGGCACCTCTGGTTTGGGTCCTCGCCGACTCTGTCGCTGGCTCCCTTGCTTCCGCTCTCTCGTCAGCACTGAAGGTAGAAGGAGCTCCTCGGGCTTTGGTCCTCGCCGACTCCCTCGCTTCCGGTTGCTCGTCGACGCCAAAGGTAGAAGGAGCTCCTTTGGCTTGGGTCCTCCCCGACTCCATCACCGACACAGAAGGTAGAAGGAGGCACGGGTTGCGTTGGGCGTCCGCCGCCACGAGACCTTCGGTGCCGACCAGGTAGGTACACAGGGGGTGGCTAGATCAAGGTTGTCTACCGAGGGGTTCGTGGGGTTATTCGATTTTTATGTCTAGATAGTTCATGTGTCCCTCTCTGGGTTGGATATGGAGGGGTTGTATCTTTCCTTATTTAGGAGGTTCTCAAGAACCTCTTAAGAAGGGTTCTTGAATAGTTGggtatatatatatttatttatttgctAGTTGTTAGCTAGCCGAGAACTAACTTCGTGATCAGTCAAATCCTACACCATTTGAATTGCGTCGCGATTCGTGCATATGAGTTGCAAGTTTGGTTGCAACTGGGGTTTTTAGTTGCACCGTGGGGATGCAACTAAGAAAAAAAATGCTCCGAGCCGTTAGATTTGCTTCGTGATTCGTGTTAGTCTTGAGTTGCAACATAATCTGCAACTGAAATTGTTGAGATCATATGAGTGCATAACTAACTTCGTTCCGATGATATCACCGAATCTCAGTTGCAACATTGCAACTCATGACTAGCACGaatacaaaacaaaaaaaaacgatTGAAATAATGATCATGTTAGTTGAGAACTAACTTCATTCTCAGTCATATGATGTCagcaaatctcagttgcaactcatGATGCAATTGATGAATAGCACGAATTATGAAGCAAATCTAACTATCCAAAAAACCTTTTTTTGTTGTGTCCATACTTGCAACCGAAAAAATCTTAGTTACAACTTTACTTGCAACTGGAAGAAACTTAGTTCCAACTCAACTTACAACTCATATACACAAATTATGATATATTCAAATGATGTAGCACTTGACTGAGCACACACTTAATTCCTAGCTGAGAAGTAGCAAATGTATTTATAAAATAATTGAAATTTGAGCCAGGCCCGGTCACGTGCATGTGTAGGTGCAGGACGGTAGACATATCGCGACAAGTTCAGTAACGGGCATCTGTACTATACTACTAGTACAGGGAACTGCGTAGCAGAGAGGAGGCGTGTTTCCCACCGTCGCGCTTGGACCCCAGTATGCAAATGGCTTTCATATTTATTATTCACTTTTGACAGAGTATATAGTATAGTTAGCATCACATCACAGTACACTAATTTAAGAAGCACTTGTTGAGAAAGAGAGAGAGTCATCAAGCTGATTGCCAGAGCCGGCAATGGCGTCATACGCTAGGCCATGGGAATACAGACTGCGGAAGTACCTCCTGCTTCTGGCGATGGTGGTGGTCACGGTCACGTATGCCGTGGCCTTCAACCTGCCCGGCGGTGTCTGGAGAGAAACCGCCCACGACCACCTCCCCGGTGATCCAATCTTCCGGAGCACCAACTACCGCCGTTACCTGGTCTTCTTCTACTGCAACGCACTCGCGTTTGCTGCGTCACTTGTGGTCATCGTCCTCATCCTCGTCCTCGACATTCGGCACGACAAGGAAAAGGAGACCGTCTGGCTCGTTTCTGACGTCGTGCCGCTACGAGTACTCCTGTTGGTGGACTTTGTCGGCCTCATGGGTTCTTACGTCGCCGGCAGCTGCCAGGACAAGGTTTCCACCATGTACTTCTCTGTGTTGGTGGCCGCCGTCTTGGCATACATCGTGCTTCAGACGGTGCGGAGTTGGTGGTCTCTAGGCAAGATCTCCGGCTCCAGCGCCGCGATGTCGGTCCCCAACGCGGGCTCCAGCGGCGTGCCGAGGATCATGGAGGAAGAACGGCCTCGCGAGACCCGGAAGAAGCTGAAAATCGAAGAACGGTTCCGCAAGGTTCTGATGCTTTTCTCAACGTTCGTGGTGAGTATTACCTACGTCGCAGGGTTGAGCACGCCAGGCGGCTACTGGGACAGCGCTCAGGCCGACCACCGCCCCGGAGACGCGATTCTCAGGGACCGCCAGGGCGTGCGCCTAACCATCTTCTTACTCTGCAACGCCACCGCGTTCCTGGCGTCCCTTCTCATCATCATTCTGCTCATCATCGACAAGAAGCTCCGCGAGGAAACGGTGATGCCTCTCAAGCTTTACGGGTGCATCGTCGCCGTGCTGGTCAGTCTCTTCGGCGCGTACACCGCAGGCAGCTGCAGAAAGGTGGACACTACCGTCTTCCTGGTCAGCCTGGTCGGTGCCGTTGTGATGTACATTGAACTCCATCTCTCTGTCCTTGGACCTGCCATGACAGCCATGAAGGGGAACTATTTGTGGACAAGCATCCAATGTCTCTACAATTcagcctcaaaatggttggaagaaaGAAGAAAATCCGACGATGGCAGGTACTACCCCGACACAtggtctttcttcttcctctgcaaATCATAGGCTGTATACATGACCGTGTTTCATACTCTCCATTTAGTAGCCAGGCCCTGAACAAGTCTCGTTCTCTTGTTCTACTGCTCGCCACCCTTACGGCCACCACCACTTATACGGCGGGGCTGGATCCGCCTGGCGGATTTTGGCAAGACAACGTCGTCCGAGGGCACATGGCCGGCGACCCGATCCTCCTTGCGATGCACTGGCGGCGTTACAAGGCCTTCTACTACTGCAACTCGGTTGCCTTCGTGGCATCCTTGGTTGCCATCATAATGGTTCAGAAGGGCCTTCTGGTTTGGCACCACATGCTGGAGGTGGCCATGGCACTGGAACTGTTCGGCCTCATGGGCGCGTACGTCGCCGGGAGCTACCGCGACGTGCAGACCTCCACTTACATCATGGCCTTGTTTGGCGCCGTCCTGGTCTACTTTCTGATCCACATCATCTTGTTCACGCTGAACCACGAGGACCGCAGTGGTGAAT includes the following:
- the LOC127305527 gene encoding uncharacterized protein, producing MASYARPWEYRLRKYLLLLAMVVVTVTYAVAFNLPGGVWRETAHDHLPGDPIFRSTNYRRYLVFFYCNALAFAASLVVIVLILVLDIRHDKEKETVWLVSDVVPLRVLLLVDFVGLMGSYVAGSCQDKVSTMYFSVLVAAVLAYIVLQTVRSWWSLGKISGSSAAMSVPNAGSSGVPRIMEEERPRETRKKLKIEERFRKVLMLFSTFVVSITYVAGLSTPGGYWDSAQADHRPGDAILRDRQGVRLTIFLLCNATAFLASLLIIILLIIDKKLREETVMPLKLYGCIVAVLVSLFGAYTAGSCRKVDTTVFLVSLVGAVVMYIELHLSVLGPAMTAMKGNYLWTSIQCLYNSASKWLEERRKSDDGSSQALNKSRSLVLLLATLTATTTYTAGLDPPGGFWQDNVVRGHMAGDPILLAMHWRRYKAFYYCNSVAFVASLVAIIMVQKGLLVWHHMLEVAMALELFGLMGAYVAGSYRDVQTSTYIMALFGAVLVYFLIHIILFTLNHEDRSGESNDDLHKLLEKRRKWLLLFEILAAAFTYQAGLSPPGDFLLQDDESGGHLAGGSMLRYYFPRRYKVFFYCNSASFMVSMALIILLTNTYLYRAVIRSNVLSFFTAAGLICFMGAFAAGGTQNTKTSFYMLPLVAVVLFFVVRLSVVFLLRSRKKSSGIIGTPAETSSTEERTAMEEEGKRHARRKYLMMLGILVASVTYKAGLKPPGGTWLSSYDGDGYEAGNPVMHDKRRTRYLVFFYGNSTSFVASIVVIAQLLRTPLQESQGWLTVIDTTILLDLVALLGAYIAGSSRGWETSACFVAVIIVVLGCLAIPTALSFCCSRNHATQQEGQHGSQEIPPQSLGQPVEVL